A genomic segment from Ramlibacter agri encodes:
- a CDS encoding methylated-DNA--[protein]-cysteine S-methyltransferase encodes MKTNGSLVCTRYESPLGAMLLAASDIGVAGVWFVGQRHGPEGVLWPEAPEHPMLKEAVRQLQDYFDGKRTSFDLPLDLRHGTPFQQSVWHALLAIPQGETTSYGELGRRLGRPQAARAVGAAVGRNPVSIVVPCHRVLGTAGGLTGYAGGIERKTALLKLEGALM; translated from the coding sequence ATGAAGACGAACGGATCCCTCGTTTGCACCCGTTACGAAAGCCCGCTGGGCGCGATGCTGCTGGCCGCCAGCGACATCGGCGTGGCCGGCGTCTGGTTCGTCGGCCAGCGCCACGGGCCGGAAGGCGTGCTGTGGCCGGAAGCGCCTGAGCATCCGATGCTGAAGGAAGCCGTGCGCCAGCTGCAGGACTATTTCGACGGCAAGCGGACCTCCTTCGACCTGCCGCTGGACCTGCGGCATGGCACGCCCTTCCAGCAAAGCGTGTGGCACGCGCTGCTGGCCATCCCGCAAGGGGAGACCACGAGCTACGGCGAACTCGGTCGCCGGCTCGGAAGGCCGCAGGCGGCGCGGGCCGTCGGTGCCGCGGTCGGGCGCAACCCGGTCAGCATCGTCGTGCCCTGCCACCGCGTGCTGGGGACGGCCGGCGGGCTCACGGGCTATGCGGGCGGGATCGAGCGCAAGACTGCGCTTCTCAAGCTGGAAGGCGCATTGATGTAA
- a CDS encoding phosphomannomutase/phosphoglucomutase, translating to MQLNPSIFKAYDIRGIVPSTLNEEVAEALGRAFGTVAKREGEQAVAVGRDGRLSGPSVSAALVKGLVASGVDVIDVGMVTTPMLYFAASTLTSSGIQVTGSHNPKDYNGFKMVLRGRAIYGDDIQGLRRLMEEGAPAAGQAGQIRNVNIFAPYRDRIAGDIKLARPLKIVVDCGNGVAGASAPQIYRAIGCEVIEMYSEVDGDFPNHHPDPSKPENLRDLIAKLKETGADLGLAFDGDGDRLGIITREGNNIFPDRQMMLFARDVLSRVPGAPILYDVKCTQRLAPAIREAGGEPVMYKTGHSLIKAKMRELNSPLGGEMSGHIFFKERWYGFDDGTYAGCRLLEVLSRSPDPSAILNALPSSFSTPELNVKCEEGEPHRVVAELVKIASFPDAEVSTIDGLRVDWPDGFGLIRASNTTPVLVLRFEGHTQEAMHRIEDRMLELLRKVKPDAKIGEAAH from the coding sequence ATGCAACTCAACCCCAGCATCTTCAAGGCCTACGACATCCGCGGCATCGTGCCGAGCACGCTGAATGAAGAGGTCGCCGAGGCGCTCGGCCGCGCCTTCGGCACCGTCGCCAAGCGCGAAGGCGAACAGGCCGTCGCCGTCGGCCGTGACGGCCGGCTCAGCGGGCCTTCGGTCAGCGCTGCGCTGGTCAAGGGCCTCGTCGCCAGCGGCGTCGACGTCATCGACGTCGGCATGGTGACGACGCCCATGCTCTACTTCGCCGCCAGCACGCTCACCAGCAGCGGCATCCAGGTGACGGGCAGCCACAACCCGAAGGACTACAACGGCTTCAAGATGGTCCTGCGTGGCCGCGCCATCTACGGCGACGACATCCAGGGCCTGCGCAGGCTGATGGAAGAGGGCGCGCCCGCCGCCGGCCAGGCGGGCCAGATCCGCAACGTCAACATCTTCGCTCCCTACCGCGACCGCATCGCCGGCGACATCAAGCTGGCCCGGCCGCTGAAGATCGTCGTCGACTGCGGCAACGGCGTCGCCGGCGCTTCGGCCCCGCAGATCTACCGGGCCATCGGCTGCGAAGTGATCGAGATGTACAGCGAGGTGGACGGCGATTTCCCGAACCACCATCCGGACCCCAGCAAGCCGGAGAACCTGCGCGACCTGATCGCCAAGCTGAAGGAAACGGGCGCCGACCTCGGCCTCGCCTTCGACGGCGACGGCGACCGCCTGGGCATCATCACCCGCGAAGGCAACAACATCTTCCCGGACCGCCAGATGATGCTGTTCGCGCGCGACGTGCTGTCGCGCGTGCCCGGCGCGCCTATCCTCTACGACGTCAAGTGCACGCAGCGGCTGGCGCCCGCCATCCGCGAAGCCGGCGGCGAGCCCGTGATGTACAAGACCGGGCACTCGCTGATCAAGGCGAAGATGCGCGAGCTGAATTCGCCGCTGGGCGGCGAGATGAGCGGCCACATCTTCTTCAAGGAGCGCTGGTACGGCTTCGACGACGGCACCTATGCCGGTTGCCGGCTGCTGGAAGTCCTGTCGCGCTCGCCGGACCCGAGCGCCATCCTCAACGCGCTTCCCAGCAGCTTCTCCACGCCGGAGCTGAACGTGAAGTGCGAGGAAGGCGAGCCGCATCGCGTGGTCGCCGAACTGGTGAAGATCGCGTCGTTCCCGGATGCCGAGGTTTCGACGATCGACGGCCTGCGCGTGGACTGGCCGGACGGCTTCGGCCTGATCCGCGCCTCCAACACGACGCCGGTGCTGGTGTTGCGCTTCGAAGGCCACACGCAGGAGGCCATGCACCGCATCGAGGACCGGATGCTGGAGCTGCTGCGCAAGGTGAAGCCGGACGCGAAGATCGGGGAAGCGGCGCATTAG
- a CDS encoding DNA-3-methyladenine glycosylase 2 family protein, producing MTLADPPLAPDACYLALKARDARFDGTFFTGVTSTGIYCRPVCKVRTPRRENCRFFAHAAQAENAGFRPCLRCRPELAPQAPRWSIQDASSMLAQQAARLLDEPEAWADGSPSVDQLAARLGVSDRHLRRIFEAQLGVSPLQYLQTRRLLTAKQLLADTDLPVTEVALASGFASVRRFNAAFVDHYGLSPSQLRKEGTQRESASEVRLGYRPPYDVSAMLGFFRTRAITGMELLAEDSLTRTLALDAGGKQYAGWLQVRFDEAHAQLVLRASDTLRGVLPLVIRRVRAAFDLDADPHAINARLHGSFPLGDGLRVPGTLNGYELAVRAVLGQQITVAAARTLAQRLVERFGQPIATPFEGVHRLFPAAEVLAAAEGDALGQLGIVRQRQAAIVAIARAVAERRIHLHAGADVPATIEALKELPGIGDWTAQYIAMRALRWPDAFPAGDVALHKALGVQQMKQPAREAEAASQAWKPWRSYAVVRAWSAL from the coding sequence ATGACGCTCGCCGACCCGCCCCTGGCACCTGACGCCTGCTACCTCGCGCTGAAGGCGCGCGACGCCCGCTTCGACGGCACCTTCTTCACCGGTGTCACGAGCACGGGCATCTACTGCCGGCCCGTCTGCAAGGTGCGGACGCCGCGCCGCGAGAACTGCCGCTTCTTCGCCCATGCGGCCCAGGCCGAGAACGCCGGCTTCCGGCCCTGCCTGCGCTGCCGGCCCGAACTGGCGCCGCAAGCGCCGCGCTGGTCGATCCAGGACGCGAGCAGCATGCTGGCCCAGCAGGCCGCGCGCCTGCTCGACGAGCCTGAAGCGTGGGCCGACGGCTCGCCGTCCGTGGACCAACTGGCAGCGCGGCTGGGCGTCAGCGACCGGCACCTGCGCCGCATCTTCGAAGCGCAGCTGGGCGTCTCGCCGCTGCAATACCTGCAGACGCGGCGGCTGTTGACGGCCAAGCAATTGCTGGCCGACACCGACCTGCCGGTGACGGAGGTGGCGCTGGCCAGCGGATTCGCCAGCGTGCGCCGCTTCAACGCAGCCTTCGTCGACCATTACGGGCTGAGCCCCTCGCAGCTGCGCAAGGAAGGCACCCAGCGCGAAAGCGCCAGCGAAGTGCGGCTGGGCTACCGCCCGCCCTACGACGTGAGCGCGATGCTCGGCTTCTTCCGCACGCGGGCGATCACGGGCATGGAACTGCTGGCCGAAGATTCGCTGACGCGGACCTTGGCGCTCGACGCGGGCGGCAAGCAATACGCAGGCTGGCTGCAGGTGCGCTTCGACGAAGCGCATGCCCAACTGGTGCTGCGGGCCAGCGATACGCTGCGCGGCGTGCTGCCGCTGGTGATCCGCCGCGTCCGGGCCGCCTTCGACCTCGACGCCGACCCGCATGCCATCAACGCACGCCTGCACGGCAGCTTCCCGCTAGGGGATGGCCTGCGGGTGCCGGGCACCTTGAACGGCTACGAGCTGGCGGTGCGGGCCGTGCTGGGCCAGCAGATCACGGTGGCGGCGGCGCGGACCCTGGCGCAGCGGCTCGTGGAGCGCTTCGGCCAGCCGATAGCGACGCCGTTCGAAGGCGTGCATCGCCTCTTCCCGGCCGCCGAAGTGCTGGCGGCCGCCGAGGGCGATGCGCTCGGCCAGCTGGGCATCGTGCGCCAGCGCCAGGCGGCCATCGTCGCCATCGCGCGGGCCGTGGCCGAACGCCGCATCCACCTGCATGCGGGCGCCGACGTGCCGGCGACGATCGAGGCCCTCAAGGAGCTGCCCGGCATCGGCGACTGGACGGCGCAGTACATCGCGATGCGGGCCTTGCGCTGGCCCGATGCCTTCCCGGCCGGCGACGTCGCGCTGCACAAGGCGCTGGGCGTGCAGCAGATGAAGCAGCCGGCCCGCGAAGCCGAAGCAGCCTCGCAGGCCTGGAAACCCTGGCGCAGTTATGCGGTGGTGCGCGCGTGGAGCGCACTCTGA
- a CDS encoding aspartate/glutamate racemase family protein produces the protein MNLQSPRVALIHATPLAIQPIQDAFARHWPQARRMNLLDDSLSSDRAQAPTLTQGMVQRFVDLARYAQDTGCAGILFTCSAFGPAIEAAGRNTGLPTLKPNEAMFEQALAARRGPLKLALLATFEASLAPMTWELQQMAQQRGSDVQLRTAFVPQAMDDLAQGRADDHHRKIAQAARQFADCDAVMLAQFSMAAAQPVVQAELPCPVLASPDCAVLALQQRIASHG, from the coding sequence ATGAATTTGCAGTCTCCACGGGTGGCCCTGATCCATGCCACGCCGCTGGCCATCCAGCCGATCCAGGATGCCTTCGCCCGCCACTGGCCGCAGGCCCGCCGCATGAACCTGCTGGACGACTCGCTGTCCAGCGACCGCGCGCAGGCGCCCACCCTCACGCAAGGAATGGTCCAGCGCTTCGTGGACCTGGCCCGCTACGCCCAGGACACCGGCTGCGCCGGCATCCTGTTCACCTGCTCCGCTTTCGGGCCTGCCATCGAGGCCGCCGGCCGCAACACCGGCCTGCCGACGCTGAAACCCAACGAAGCGATGTTCGAGCAGGCGCTGGCCGCCAGGCGCGGCCCGCTGAAGCTGGCGCTGCTGGCCACCTTCGAAGCTTCCCTGGCGCCGATGACGTGGGAGCTGCAGCAGATGGCGCAGCAGCGCGGCAGCGACGTGCAACTGCGCACCGCTTTCGTGCCGCAGGCGATGGACGACCTGGCCCAGGGCCGCGCCGACGACCACCATCGCAAGATCGCGCAGGCCGCGCGCCAGTTCGCCGATTGCGACGCCGTGATGCTCGCCCAGTTCTCGATGGCCGCCGCCCAGCCCGTGGTGCAGGCCGAACTGCCCTGCCCCGTCCTCGCCAGCCCGGATTGCGCGGTGCTCGCCCTGCAGCAAAGGATCGCCTCCCATGGCTGA
- a CDS encoding acyl-CoA thioesterase has translation MDLPAHQLTMTVLMTPDTANFAGNVHGGHLLKWLDQVAYACASRYAGHYVVTVSVDQVTFREPIFVGELVTFLASVNHTGTSSMEVGIKVMAEDIRSQKVRHVNSCFFTMVAVDDQRKPVSVPPLRPFSPDEKRRFEAAQLRKSLRREMQERFQQLQPAP, from the coding sequence ATGGACCTCCCCGCGCACCAGCTCACCATGACGGTGCTGATGACGCCCGACACGGCCAACTTCGCCGGCAACGTGCATGGCGGCCACTTGCTGAAGTGGCTGGACCAGGTGGCCTATGCCTGCGCGAGCCGCTATGCCGGCCACTACGTGGTGACCGTCTCGGTCGACCAGGTGACCTTCCGCGAGCCGATCTTCGTCGGCGAGCTGGTCACCTTCCTCGCCAGCGTCAACCACACCGGCACCAGCTCGATGGAAGTGGGCATCAAGGTGATGGCGGAGGACATCCGCAGCCAGAAGGTGCGCCACGTGAACAGCTGCTTCTTCACGATGGTGGCGGTGGACGACCAGCGCAAGCCGGTGTCGGTGCCGCCGCTGCGGCCGTTCTCGCCCGACGAGAAACGCCGCTTCGAGGCGGCCCAGCTGCGCAAGAGCCTGCGCCGCGAGATGCAGGAACGCTTCCAGCAGCTGCAGCCCGCGCCTTGA
- a CDS encoding Ldh family oxidoreductase, which produces MAEARIPAAQLRRFVTTAMERLGMRSDHAATVAALMTEAEVQGSDGHGVIRLLPYARRIKAGGINLKPDIRVVKEKAAMALIDGDNGMGHLVMKKAAEIAIAKARQCGIAWVGARLSNHAGPASLYARMAQAQDMVGMYFAVGNANHLPPWGGLDMLLSTNPIAVAVPAGEEPPVVLDMATTVAAYGKVKAKAQRGEQMPVGWMIDRQGQPLTDPKRSEEGFLMPIGGYKGYGLALVVGILAGTLNGAAMGSETIDFNHDDVSVTNTGQAIVAIDPDAFGDLDEFKARVDKLVREMRGSARMPGVDRIWLPGEQSHAKRLDNERFGLELPAALHTQLDAFARDLGIPLLQDTE; this is translated from the coding sequence ATGGCTGAAGCCCGGATCCCCGCCGCGCAATTGCGGCGCTTCGTCACCACCGCCATGGAGCGCCTCGGCATGCGCTCCGACCACGCGGCCACCGTCGCCGCGCTCATGACCGAAGCCGAGGTGCAGGGCTCCGACGGCCACGGCGTCATCCGCCTGCTGCCCTACGCGCGCCGGATCAAGGCTGGCGGCATCAACCTGAAGCCCGACATCCGCGTCGTCAAGGAAAAGGCCGCCATGGCCTTGATCGACGGCGACAACGGCATGGGCCACCTGGTGATGAAGAAGGCGGCCGAGATCGCCATCGCCAAGGCGCGCCAGTGCGGCATCGCCTGGGTGGGCGCACGCCTGTCCAACCATGCCGGCCCGGCCTCACTGTATGCGCGCATGGCGCAGGCACAGGACATGGTCGGCATGTACTTCGCCGTCGGCAACGCCAACCACCTGCCGCCCTGGGGCGGGTTGGACATGCTGCTGTCCACCAACCCGATCGCCGTGGCCGTGCCGGCCGGCGAGGAACCGCCGGTGGTGCTGGACATGGCCACCACCGTCGCCGCCTACGGCAAGGTGAAGGCCAAGGCGCAGCGCGGCGAGCAGATGCCCGTGGGCTGGATGATCGACCGCCAGGGCCAGCCGCTGACCGACCCCAAGCGCTCCGAGGAAGGCTTCCTCATGCCCATCGGCGGCTACAAGGGCTACGGCCTGGCGCTGGTGGTGGGCATCCTGGCCGGCACGTTGAACGGCGCGGCGATGGGCAGCGAGACGATCGACTTCAACCACGACGACGTCAGCGTCACCAACACGGGCCAGGCGATCGTCGCCATCGACCCCGATGCCTTCGGCGACCTCGACGAGTTCAAGGCGCGCGTCGACAAGCTGGTGCGCGAAATGCGCGGCAGCGCGCGCATGCCGGGCGTGGACCGCATCTGGCTGCCCGGCGAACAGAGCCACGCCAAGCGCCTGGACAACGAGCGCTTCGGCCTCGAACTGCCCGCCGCGCTGCACACGCAACTCGATGCTTTCGCGCGCGACCTGGGCATCCCCCTGCTGCAAGACACGGAATAA
- a CDS encoding 3-deoxy-D-manno-octulosonic acid transferase, protein MIRPIYSLMLLGAQPLLRRKLRRRGVQEPGYLEHVDERFGRYQGSTGPGRLWIHAVSLGETRAAAILITALRAERPDVRLLLTHGTATGRAEGAKLLREGDAQAWLPWDTPKAVRGFLNHWKPAVGVLMETEVWPNLIALCREQGVPLALANARLSEKSLRGARRLPRLSRPAYGGLRAVWAQTETDARRLAQAGATVQGVFGNLKFDAAPAPEQLERGRGWRALQDRPVVMFASSREGEEAGFLQAARSQAGVQWLLVPRHPQRFDEVAALAAQAGFRVSRRSGWGELPASADVWIGDSLGEMALYYAMADVALLGGSFAPLGGQNLIEAAACDCPVVMGPHTFNFNEAAQLAQQAGAALRVSSIDEGVREAVALAREPGRREVAVEACEAFSSAHRGAALKTARAVLGLLERPVLEA, encoded by the coding sequence ATGATCCGCCCGATCTACTCGCTGATGCTGCTGGGGGCGCAGCCGCTGCTGCGGCGCAAGCTGCGCCGCCGCGGCGTCCAGGAGCCGGGCTACCTGGAGCACGTCGACGAACGCTTCGGCCGTTACCAGGGCAGCACCGGGCCGGGGCGGCTGTGGATCCACGCCGTCTCGCTCGGCGAGACGCGCGCCGCGGCGATCCTGATCACTGCCTTGCGCGCGGAGAGGCCCGACGTCCGCCTCCTGCTCACGCATGGCACGGCCACCGGCCGCGCCGAGGGCGCCAAGCTGCTGCGCGAAGGCGATGCGCAGGCCTGGCTGCCCTGGGACACGCCGAAAGCCGTGCGCGGCTTCCTGAACCACTGGAAGCCCGCCGTCGGCGTGCTGATGGAAACCGAAGTCTGGCCGAACCTGATCGCCTTGTGCCGCGAGCAGGGCGTGCCGCTCGCGCTGGCCAACGCACGCCTGAGCGAGAAGTCGCTGCGTGGCGCGCGCCGGCTGCCGCGCCTGTCGCGGCCGGCCTATGGCGGGCTGCGCGCCGTCTGGGCCCAGACCGAAACCGATGCCCGCCGCCTGGCCCAGGCCGGCGCCACGGTGCAGGGCGTGTTCGGCAACCTCAAGTTCGATGCAGCGCCGGCGCCGGAGCAACTGGAGCGCGGCCGCGGCTGGCGCGCGCTGCAGGACCGGCCGGTGGTGATGTTCGCCAGCTCGCGCGAGGGCGAGGAAGCGGGCTTCCTGCAGGCCGCGCGTTCGCAGGCCGGCGTGCAATGGCTGCTGGTGCCGCGCCATCCGCAGCGCTTCGACGAAGTGGCGGCGCTGGCGGCGCAAGCCGGCTTTCGCGTGTCGCGCCGCAGCGGCTGGGGCGAGCTGCCTGCTTCGGCGGATGTCTGGATCGGCGATTCGCTGGGCGAGATGGCGCTGTACTACGCGATGGCGGACGTCGCCCTGCTGGGGGGCAGCTTCGCGCCCCTGGGCGGGCAGAACCTCATCGAGGCGGCCGCCTGCGATTGCCCGGTGGTGATGGGGCCGCACACCTTCAACTTCAACGAGGCGGCGCAGCTGGCGCAGCAGGCTGGCGCGGCGCTGCGCGTGAGCTCCATCGACGAGGGCGTGCGTGAGGCGGTGGCGTTGGCGCGCGAGCCGGGCCGGCGCGAGGTGGCGGTGGAAGCCTGCGAGGCGTTCTCTTCGGCGCACCGGGGCGCGGCGCTGAAGACGGCACGGGCGGTGCTGGGTTTGCTGGAACGGCCCGTTCTCGAAGCTTGA
- the waaC gene encoding lipopolysaccharide heptosyltransferase I, whose protein sequence is MNILIVKLSSLGDVVHAMPAVQDVLACVPQARVDWVVERGFAPLVQRCAGVQRAIPSDIRRWRKSPFSGETRHAWRAFRNELHQAQYDAVLDLQGLTKSALVSHMARLAPGGKRYAIGNRTEGSGYEAPTRWVADILVPVETAIHAVQRSRAVCAGAFGYELPAQIRYGLGTAAADKQNTIALVHGTSRADKCWPEDHWLELGRQLLAAGWDLALPHGSDQEQMRSEHLARALGPRAEVWPRLPLDALAERMGRCAGCIGVDSGLSHIAVALDLPHVQIYNFDTAWRTGPIGSPRQRSVYADPTPSVAAVWDAWTGVAAAA, encoded by the coding sequence GTGAACATCCTCATCGTCAAGCTCTCCTCCCTCGGCGACGTGGTCCATGCCATGCCGGCCGTGCAGGACGTCCTGGCCTGTGTTCCGCAGGCCCGGGTGGACTGGGTCGTGGAGCGCGGCTTCGCGCCGCTGGTGCAGCGTTGCGCCGGCGTGCAGCGGGCCATTCCGTCCGACATCCGCCGCTGGCGCAAGTCGCCCTTCTCGGGCGAGACGCGCCACGCCTGGCGCGCCTTCCGCAACGAACTGCACCAGGCGCAGTACGACGCCGTCCTCGACCTCCAGGGCCTGACCAAGTCGGCCCTCGTCTCCCACATGGCGCGCCTCGCTCCCGGCGGCAAGCGCTATGCCATCGGCAACCGCACCGAAGGCTCCGGCTACGAGGCGCCGACGCGCTGGGTCGCCGACATCCTGGTGCCCGTCGAAACGGCCATCCACGCCGTGCAGCGCTCGCGCGCCGTCTGCGCCGGCGCTTTCGGCTACGAGCTGCCGGCGCAGATCCGCTACGGCCTCGGGACGGCGGCCGCCGACAAGCAGAACACCATCGCCCTCGTGCACGGCACCTCGCGGGCCGACAAGTGCTGGCCCGAAGACCACTGGCTGGAGCTGGGGCGCCAGTTGCTGGCGGCCGGCTGGGACCTCGCGCTGCCGCACGGCAGCGACCAGGAGCAGATGCGCAGCGAACACCTCGCGCGCGCCCTCGGCCCGCGGGCCGAGGTGTGGCCGCGGCTGCCGCTGGACGCCCTGGCCGAACGCATGGGCCGCTGTGCCGGCTGCATCGGCGTCGACAGCGGCCTGAGCCACATCGCCGTCGCCCTCGACCTGCCGCACGTGCAGATCTACAACTTCGACACCGCCTGGCGCACGGGGCCGATCGGCTCGCCGCGCCAGCGCAGCGTCTACGCCGATCCGACGCCTTCGGTGGCCGCCGTCTGGGACGCCTGGACCGGCGTCGCCGCCGCGGCATGA
- a CDS encoding DMT family transporter, translated as MPVASIIDFVLLAAIWGSSFLFMRLAVVEFGPLAATCARVGIATLLLVPLMLARGLGPQLRKHWKAVFVVGVLNSGLPFLLFAFALLSISTGLSAILNATVPLFGALVAWGWLGDRPTGSRSLGLAVGFLGIVLLAWDKAGIHPNASGIAPIWAVLACLGATVSYAFAASWTKKHLQGLPPLMTATGSQLAATLALALPAATAWPARMPSAQAWIAVTVAGVLCTGIAYILYFRLIENAGPARALTVTYAVPVFAVVYGGLFLGEQITPWMLACGAIIICGTALSSGVLKLPALRASA; from the coding sequence ATGCCCGTCGCTTCCATCATCGATTTCGTCCTGCTGGCCGCCATCTGGGGCTCGTCCTTCCTGTTCATGCGGCTCGCCGTCGTGGAGTTCGGGCCGCTGGCGGCCACCTGCGCCCGCGTGGGCATCGCCACCCTCCTGCTGGTGCCGCTCATGCTGGCGCGCGGGCTGGGCCCGCAATTGCGCAAGCACTGGAAGGCGGTGTTCGTGGTGGGCGTGCTCAACTCGGGCCTGCCCTTCCTGCTGTTCGCGTTCGCGCTGCTGTCCATCAGCACCGGCCTGTCGGCCATCCTGAATGCGACGGTGCCGCTGTTCGGCGCGCTGGTCGCGTGGGGCTGGCTGGGCGACCGGCCGACCGGCTCGCGCAGCCTGGGCCTGGCGGTGGGCTTCCTGGGCATCGTGCTGCTGGCCTGGGACAAGGCCGGCATCCACCCGAATGCTTCCGGCATCGCGCCGATCTGGGCGGTGCTGGCCTGCCTGGGCGCCACGGTCTCCTATGCCTTCGCCGCGAGCTGGACGAAGAAGCACCTGCAAGGCCTGCCGCCCTTGATGACGGCCACTGGCAGCCAGCTTGCCGCGACCCTGGCCCTCGCGCTGCCGGCCGCCACGGCATGGCCGGCACGGATGCCGAGCGCACAGGCTTGGATCGCAGTGACTGTGGCGGGCGTGCTGTGCACGGGCATCGCTTACATCCTCTACTTCCGCCTGATCGAAAACGCCGGGCCGGCGCGCGCGCTGACGGTGACGTATGCCGTGCCGGTGTTCGCCGTCGTCTATGGCGGGCTGTTCCTGGGCGAGCAGATCACACCGTGGATGCTGGCCTGCGGGGCCATCATCATCTGCGGCACGGCGCTGTCCAGTGGAGTGTTGAAGCTGCCGGCGCTGCGCGCGTCGGCTTGA
- a CDS encoding DUF2239 family protein, with translation MSHDAAHTAFLGPDRLATGGLHEVAAAVQRARAADPYAMPVVFSDATGRSIDLDLRGSEAEVAARYAAPAATPAEEPPAPEAKGRGRPKLGVVAREVTLLPRHWDWLAAQPGGASVALRKLVHEASRANADRDRERQAQERAYHAMSTLAGALPGFEEASRALFAADRERFAGLVAGWPPDIRDYVVRLADPG, from the coding sequence ATGTCCCACGATGCTGCCCACACCGCCTTTCTCGGCCCGGACCGCCTGGCCACTGGCGGCTTGCATGAAGTCGCTGCGGCGGTGCAGCGTGCCCGCGCGGCTGACCCGTATGCCATGCCGGTGGTGTTCAGCGATGCCACGGGCCGGTCCATCGACCTGGACCTGCGCGGGAGCGAAGCCGAGGTCGCCGCACGCTACGCGGCACCTGCGGCGACGCCCGCCGAGGAGCCGCCGGCCCCGGAAGCCAAAGGCCGCGGTCGCCCGAAGCTGGGCGTCGTCGCCCGCGAAGTGACGCTGCTGCCCAGGCACTGGGACTGGCTGGCCGCGCAGCCGGGCGGCGCTTCGGTCGCCCTGCGCAAGCTGGTGCACGAAGCCTCGCGTGCCAACGCGGACCGCGATCGTGAACGGCAGGCCCAGGAGCGCGCTTACCACGCCATGTCCACGCTGGCCGGCGCGCTGCCCGGCTTCGAGGAAGCGAGCCGGGCGCTGTTCGCGGCCGACCGCGAGCGCTTCGCCGGCCTGGTGGCCGGCTGGCCGCCCGATATCCGCGATTACGTCGTGCGCCTCGCCGATCCGGGCTGA